A portion of the Methanobrevibacter sp. genome contains these proteins:
- a CDS encoding fructose-1,6-bisphosphatase, with product MKTTVSVIKADIGSVSGHCVAHPELIDICDEVLNEALEAGIIKDYYISRCGDDIDLIMTHDKGEENEEVHKTAYNAFMKATERARELKLYGAGQDLLSDTFSGNIKGMGPGVAEIEFEERPSDPVLIFCCDKTEPGAFNLPIFRIFADPFNTAGLVIDPKLHDGFKFEVFDVIEHKKVILNCPEEMYDLLALIGSTGRYVIKRVWKKNGEIAAAVSTERLNLMAGEYVGKDDPVCIVRAQSGFPANGECVDPFAFPHIVSGWMRGSHNGPMMPVSEHEANPIRFDGPPRVVGLGFQVANGELIGPVDLFDDPAFDPTREQAAKIATYLRRHGPFEPHRLPAEEMEYTSLPGVMAKLEDRFEDME from the coding sequence ATGAAAACTACTGTTAGTGTAATTAAAGCTGATATTGGAAGTGTGTCTGGACATTGTGTCGCACACCCAGAATTAATTGATATCTGTGATGAAGTTTTAAACGAAGCTTTAGAAGCAGGAATCATAAAAGATTACTACATCTCCCGTTGTGGAGACGACATTGACTTAATCATGACCCACGATAAAGGGGAAGAAAACGAAGAAGTTCACAAAACTGCATACAACGCATTCATGAAAGCTACTGAAAGAGCACGTGAATTAAAATTATATGGTGCAGGTCAAGACTTATTATCTGATACTTTCTCTGGAAACATCAAAGGTATGGGTCCTGGTGTAGCAGAAATTGAATTTGAAGAAAGACCATCTGATCCAGTACTCATCTTCTGCTGTGACAAAACTGAACCAGGTGCATTCAACTTACCTATATTTAGAATCTTTGCAGACCCATTCAACACTGCTGGTCTTGTAATCGACCCTAAATTACACGATGGATTTAAATTTGAAGTATTCGATGTAATCGAACACAAAAAAGTTATCTTAAACTGTCCTGAAGAAATGTACGATTTACTCGCATTAATCGGTTCCACTGGTAGATACGTAATTAAAAGAGTATGGAAGAAAAATGGGGAAATCGCAGCTGCAGTAAGTACTGAAAGATTAAACTTAATGGCTGGTGAATACGTAGGTAAAGACGACCCAGTATGTATTGTAAGAGCACAATCTGGTTTCCCTGCTAACGGTGAATGTGTTGACCCATTTGCATTCCCACACATCGTAAGTGGATGGATGAGAGGATCCCACAATGGTCCTATGATGCCTGTTTCAGAACATGAAGCAAACCCAATCAGATTTGACGGACCTCCTAGAGTAGTAGGTTTAGGTTTCCAAGTAGCTAACGGTGAATTAATTGGTCCTGTAGATTTATTTGATGACCCTGCATTTGACCCTACCCGTGAACAAGCTGCTAAAATTGCAACTTACCTCAGAAGACACGGTCCA
- the thiI gene encoding tRNA 4-thiouridine(8) synthase ThiI: MNYDLIIARYGEIGIKSPRVRSRFEKKLVKNIKATFECKVDRNQGRIYIFPEDFDEGLDQLNYVFGVVSYSPAVSTHTSYEDIDETLTKYTESLIEDGVLDENTKFAIKCRRVGTHDFSSQEMAAHCGGVVRNVVQAPVDLSNPDLTIFVEVREDDTYIFHEKIKGPGGLPLGTQGKVVALISSGIDSPVAAYLMMKRGCEVIALNCDNAPFAGPKSTEVFELLVGQLNKYAKGAPIKKRVVPYGEYLQAAKDHAPEKMTCVLCKSGMYHIAEKLALKLGADAVVDGSSVGQVASQTLSNILTTRYGVDIPVLSPLIGLDKEEITEIAKKIGTFQYSKIDDGGCKAVPKYPETHSELDRVLEARKKMNQDEEIQKAFDNIRRLD; the protein is encoded by the coding sequence ATGAATTATGATTTAATTATTGCCAGATATGGTGAAATTGGGATTAAAAGCCCTAGAGTAAGGTCTCGTTTTGAAAAAAAACTAGTTAAAAATATTAAAGCTACATTTGAGTGTAAAGTTGATAGGAATCAGGGAAGAATCTATATTTTCCCGGAAGATTTCGATGAAGGATTAGATCAATTAAATTATGTATTTGGTGTTGTATCTTATTCTCCAGCAGTTTCAACTCATACTAGCTATGAAGATATTGATGAAACATTAACTAAATACACTGAATCTTTAATTGAAGATGGTGTTTTAGATGAAAATACAAAATTTGCTATCAAATGTCGTCGTGTTGGAACACATGACTTTTCTTCACAGGAAATGGCTGCCCACTGTGGTGGTGTTGTAAGAAATGTTGTTCAGGCACCTGTTGACTTATCAAATCCTGATTTAACCATTTTTGTTGAAGTCAGGGAAGATGATACTTATATTTTCCATGAAAAAATTAAAGGCCCTGGTGGTCTTCCATTAGGAACACAAGGTAAAGTTGTTGCACTTATATCTAGTGGAATAGATTCACCGGTTGCAGCTTATTTGATGATGAAAAGAGGTTGTGAAGTCATTGCACTTAACTGTGACAATGCACCATTCGCAGGTCCAAAAAGCACTGAAGTTTTCGAGTTATTAGTGGGTCAATTGAATAAGTATGCAAAAGGAGCTCCTATTAAAAAACGTGTTGTTCCATATGGTGAATACTTGCAGGCTGCTAAAGATCATGCTCCTGAAAAAATGACTTGTGTATTATGTAAATCTGGAATGTATCACATTGCAGAGAAATTAGCATTAAAGCTTGGGGCAGATGCTGTTGTAGATGGAAGTAGTGTGGGACAAGTTGCTTCACAAACTTTATCAAATATTTTAACTACAAGGTATGGCGTTGACATACCGGTTTTATCTCCATTGATTGGACTTGATAAAGAAGAGATTACTGAAATTGCTAAAAAAATTGGAACTTTCCAATATTCCAAAATCGATGATGGTGGATGTAAAGCAGTTCCAAAATATCCTGAAACTCATTCAGAGTTAGACCGTGTTCTTGAAGCTCGTAAAAAGATGAATCAGGATGAAGAAATTCAAAAAGCTTTTGACAATATTAGAAGACTTGATTAA
- the alaS gene encoding alanine--tRNA ligase, which translates to MVEIFEKLGYKLQTCKTCGQEFYSQVDRDTCGDAPCDEYGFIANPATDKPYNLYEIQKVFREFLESEGHTHVPRYPVLAKRWRDDVFLVGASIFCFQPWITSGLVKPPANPIAMAQPSIRLNDVDNVGRTGRHMTCFTMGTHTVINKEDDFIYWEDETIRICHEFFNSIGINTEEITFIKSWWSGGGNEGPCYEVCCRGVELATLVFIQYETLEDGSKKEIPIKVVDTGYGLERIAWISQGTPTAYDACFAPVVDKLRELTGVEINEDIQGRNAQIAGMMDIEDIGDLKELRQQVADSLGLSLEDYLKAAEPMEAIYIIADHTRCLAFMIADGIIPSNVKEGYLARLVLRRTIRFMKDLNMKESLAEVMAIQLDFLSKFYPEIRDSEEHIRNIIELEEERYAATVKKGRSIVKRSIKRLKKEGKNEMPLDMLIDLYDAHGIPPETVVEMAGDDFTVDVPGNFFTQVAGAHEKDTSNKKSTFKVDFPETDLLFYKDFYQQEFEAEVLGLVEKDGDKCLVFDKTAFYPEGGGQPSDIGEVSINGTIFKMGHAEKVDNVVLHHVDAEIKDDVVGKKVTGKVDWTRRMTLARHHTGTHLVIAAARKVLGQHIWQAGSQNGLTRARIDLSHYKRITQEELNEIEKLANEYVMENIDLDIKFHTRDEAQELYGFVLYQGGIVPGKMIRVVKIPGVDVQACAGTHVLRTGVVGPIKINKTERVQDGVERIDFSAGLAAIDSMQHDSELLRESSNIFKVDNDQLPKTCDRFFSEWKAQKNEIDRLKSQIASLKMNSLADDYEEINGLKVVSELMEADFKELQKIATDFTDSGKADVVIMGNNDGKIVGAASQNAIDNGIKINDVIKTAAGVLGGGGGGRLTLAQGAGKDTDKMDEAIQTAVELIKG; encoded by the coding sequence ATGGTAGAAATTTTTGAAAAACTTGGTTATAAACTACAAACCTGTAAAACTTGTGGACAAGAGTTTTACTCCCAAGTTGATAGAGACACTTGTGGAGATGCTCCATGTGATGAGTATGGTTTTATTGCAAATCCTGCTACTGATAAACCGTACAATTTATATGAAATCCAGAAAGTTTTCAGAGAATTTTTAGAAAGTGAAGGACACACACATGTCCCAAGATATCCTGTTCTTGCTAAACGGTGGAGGGATGATGTATTCTTAGTTGGTGCATCAATCTTCTGTTTCCAGCCATGGATTACTTCAGGACTTGTTAAACCGCCAGCTAACCCAATTGCAATGGCTCAACCTTCAATCAGACTTAATGATGTTGATAATGTTGGACGTACTGGAAGACACATGACCTGTTTTACAATGGGTACCCACACTGTTATCAACAAGGAAGATGACTTCATTTACTGGGAAGATGAAACAATCAGAATATGTCATGAGTTCTTCAACTCAATTGGAATCAATACTGAAGAGATTACTTTCATCAAATCCTGGTGGTCTGGTGGAGGTAACGAAGGACCTTGTTATGAAGTATGCTGCAGAGGAGTAGAACTTGCAACTCTTGTGTTCATTCAATATGAAACTTTAGAAGATGGCTCCAAAAAAGAAATTCCAATCAAAGTTGTAGATACTGGTTATGGACTTGAAAGAATTGCATGGATTTCTCAAGGAACTCCAACAGCTTACGATGCATGTTTTGCACCAGTTGTAGATAAATTAAGAGAATTGACTGGTGTTGAAATTAATGAAGATATTCAAGGAAGAAATGCACAAATCGCTGGAATGATGGATATTGAAGATATTGGAGATTTAAAAGAACTCCGTCAACAAGTTGCAGATAGTTTAGGTCTTTCTTTAGAAGATTACTTGAAAGCTGCAGAACCAATGGAAGCGATTTATATTATTGCAGATCACACCCGTTGTCTTGCATTTATGATTGCAGACGGAATCATTCCATCTAATGTGAAAGAAGGTTATCTTGCAAGATTGGTTTTAAGAAGAACAATTAGATTCATGAAAGATTTAAACATGAAAGAATCTCTTGCTGAAGTAATGGCAATACAACTTGATTTCTTATCCAAATTCTACCCAGAAATTCGTGATTCTGAAGAACATATTAGGAATATTATTGAATTGGAAGAAGAAAGATATGCTGCTACAGTTAAAAAAGGTAGAAGTATCGTTAAAAGATCAATCAAAAGACTCAAAAAAGAAGGCAAAAATGAAATGCCTCTTGACATGTTAATAGATTTATATGATGCACATGGAATTCCTCCTGAAACAGTTGTTGAAATGGCAGGAGATGATTTCACTGTGGATGTTCCAGGTAATTTCTTTACCCAAGTAGCAGGAGCTCACGAAAAAGATACTTCCAATAAAAAATCCACTTTCAAAGTAGATTTCCCTGAAACTGATTTATTATTCTATAAAGATTTCTACCAACAAGAATTTGAAGCGGAAGTTTTAGGATTAGTCGAAAAAGATGGTGATAAATGTTTAGTATTTGATAAAACAGCATTTTATCCTGAAGGAGGGGGTCAGCCTTCAGACATTGGTGAAGTTTCCATTAATGGAACTATCTTTAAAATGGGTCATGCAGAAAAAGTTGACAATGTTGTATTACATCATGTAGATGCAGAAATCAAAGATGATGTAGTTGGTAAAAAAGTCACAGGTAAAGTTGACTGGACTAGAAGAATGACTCTTGCACGTCACCATACAGGAACTCACTTGGTTATTGCAGCTGCAAGAAAAGTATTAGGTCAACACATCTGGCAAGCAGGTTCTCAAAATGGACTTACAAGAGCACGTATTGACTTATCTCATTATAAACGTATCACTCAAGAAGAGCTCAATGAAATCGAAAAATTGGCTAATGAATATGTAATGGAAAACATTGATTTGGATATCAAATTCCACACAAGAGATGAAGCACAAGAATTATATGGATTTGTACTCTATCAAGGAGGTATTGTTCCAGGTAAAATGATTCGTGTTGTTAAAATCCCTGGAGTGGATGTTCAAGCTTGTGCAGGTACACACGTCTTAAGAACTGGTGTTGTAGGACCAATTAAAATCAATAAAACTGAAAGAGTTCAAGATGGTGTGGAAAGAATAGATTTCTCAGCAGGTCTTGCTGCAATTGATTCAATGCAACATGACAGTGAACTTTTAAGAGAAAGTTCCAATATCTTTAAAGTTGACAATGATCAACTTCCAAAAACATGTGATAGATTCTTCAGTGAATGGAAAGCACAGAAAAATGAAATCGACAGATTGAAATCACAAATTGCTTCTCTAAAAATGAATTCTTTAGCTGATGATTATGAAGAAATCAACGGTTTAAAAGTCGTATCAGAATTGATGGAAGCTGACTTTAAAGAACTTCAAAAAATAGCTACTGACTTTACTGACAGTGGAAAAGCGGATGTAGTTATTATGGGAAACAATGATGGTAAAATTGTTGGTGCAGCTTCTCAAAATGCAATTGATAATGGAATTAAAATCAATGATGTTATCAAAACTGCTGCTGGTGTATTAGGTGGTGGCGGTGGAGGCCGTTTAACCTTAGCACAAGGTGCAGGTAAAGATACAGATAAAATGGATGAAGCTATCCAAACTGCTGTTGAATTAATCAAAGGATAA
- the rpl12p gene encoding 50S ribosomal protein P1 produces the protein MEYIYAAMILHSAEKEINEENVKSIIEAAGIEAEDARIKALIAALEDVDIDEAMETTAMAAAAPAAAPVAAEAAEEEEEEEEEEASEEEAAAGLGALFG, from the coding sequence ATGGAATACATATATGCGGCAATGATTTTGCACAGTGCAGAAAAAGAGATTAACGAAGAAAATGTTAAAAGTATTATCGAAGCAGCAGGAATTGAAGCTGAAGATGCTAGAATCAAAGCTTTAATTGCAGCTTTAGAAGATGTTGACATTGACGAAGCTATGGAAACTACTGCTATGGCAGCAGCAGCACCTGCAGCAGCTCCTGTAGCAGCTGAAGCAGCTGAAGAAGAAGAAGAGGAAGAGGAAGAAGAAGCTTCTGAAGAAGAAGCAGCAGCTGGATTAGGTGCTCTCTTCGGATAG
- a CDS encoding 50S ribosomal protein L10 — translation MAHVAEWKKEEVQELKAIINQYDVIGIVDLMNIPAKQLQEMRKALKGKAVIRMSKMNLIDLALADCNADKNNLVDLSNHMEGQVALIATEMNPFKLYKILEDSKTSAPAKPGSIASDDIIVPEGDTGFAPGPFLGELQQAGIPAKIDKGKICVQKETVVVKAGEEVSKQVAATLSRMEINPMEVGIDLKAVYEEEAIYTSDILAIDEEQTLADVQNAFRNAFNLSVNAAIPTDETISTIITLAYTRAINVGVAGAIMTSETAEPIIGLAQAKMLAIASEVADAPGAIDDELADKLSNVAVAAVPVVGEVVEEEEEEEEEESSEEEAAAGLGALFG, via the coding sequence ATGGCTCATGTTGCAGAATGGAAAAAGGAAGAAGTCCAAGAGCTCAAAGCTATCATTAATCAATACGATGTAATTGGTATTGTTGATTTAATGAACATTCCTGCAAAACAGCTCCAAGAAATGAGAAAAGCTCTCAAAGGTAAAGCTGTTATCAGAATGTCTAAAATGAATCTTATTGATTTAGCTCTTGCAGATTGTAATGCTGATAAAAACAACCTTGTTGATTTATCTAATCACATGGAAGGTCAAGTTGCACTTATTGCAACCGAAATGAACCCTTTCAAATTATACAAAATATTAGAAGACAGCAAAACTTCAGCTCCTGCTAAACCAGGATCTATTGCTAGTGATGATATTATTGTACCTGAAGGGGACACAGGTTTCGCACCAGGTCCTTTCTTAGGTGAATTACAACAAGCTGGAATTCCTGCAAAAATTGATAAAGGTAAAATCTGCGTACAAAAAGAAACTGTCGTTGTAAAAGCAGGCGAAGAAGTTTCTAAACAAGTAGCAGCAACCTTATCCAGGATGGAAATCAATCCAATGGAAGTAGGAATCGATTTAAAAGCAGTATATGAAGAAGAAGCAATTTATACTTCCGACATACTTGCAATCGACGAAGAACAAACATTAGCTGACGTTCAAAATGCATTCAGAAATGCATTTAATTTATCTGTAAACGCAGCAATCCCTACTGATGAAACTATTTCCACTATTATTACTCTCGCATACACCAGAGCAATCAATGTTGGTGTTGCAGGAGCAATTATGACCTCAGAAACTGCAGAACCAATTATTGGTTTAGCACAAGCTAAAATGTTAGCTATTGCATCCGAAGTTGCTGACGCACCTGGTGCTATTGATGACGAATTAGCTGACAAACTCTCTAACGTTGCTGTAGCAGCAGTTCCAGTAGTTGGAGAAGTTGTTGAAGAAGAGGAAGAAGAGGAAGAAGAAGAAAGTAGTGAAGAAGAAGCAGCAGCTGGGTTAGGAGCTCTCTTCGGTTAA
- a CDS encoding 50S ribosomal protein L1, producing MTQDVINAVKEAKEQSKPRNFTESVDIIINIRDLDVKKPENRFNEEVTLPKGRGKDVKIGVIADGELIVQAKDAGLDTVINKGDLEAFGKDRKSAKKMANSVDFLVAQADMMPLVGRFLGPVLGPRGKMPKPVPASIKLAPLLERLQNTVKVGVKQQASIQIVVGSQDMSDEDIAENVETVLTVLDRNLEKGRSQIKSMFIKTTMGPVVRVI from the coding sequence ATGACACAAGATGTAATTAACGCGGTGAAGGAGGCAAAAGAACAATCTAAGCCGAGAAACTTCACTGAGTCCGTAGATATTATTATTAATATCCGTGACTTAGATGTCAAAAAACCAGAAAATAGGTTTAATGAGGAAGTTACTCTTCCTAAAGGCCGTGGCAAAGATGTTAAAATCGGAGTCATTGCTGATGGGGAACTCATTGTTCAAGCTAAAGACGCTGGTCTTGACACTGTAATTAATAAAGGAGATTTAGAAGCTTTCGGAAAAGACAGAAAATCCGCTAAAAAAATGGCAAACTCTGTTGATTTCTTAGTAGCTCAAGCTGATATGATGCCCCTTGTTGGTAGGTTCTTAGGACCTGTACTCGGTCCTCGTGGTAAAATGCCAAAACCAGTACCTGCAAGTATTAAATTAGCTCCTCTCTTAGAAAGATTACAAAATACTGTCAAAGTTGGTGTAAAACAACAAGCAAGTATTCAAATTGTTGTTGGAAGCCAAGACATGTCAGACGAGGATATAGCTGAAAATGTGGAAACTGTTCTTACAGTCTTAGACCGCAATTTAGAAAAAGGAAGAAGTCAAATCAAGTCCATGTTTATTAAAACAACTATGGGACCAGTAGTGAGGGTGATCTAA
- a CDS encoding 50S ribosomal protein L11, which yields MAKDTVEVLIEGGTATPGPPLGPALGPLGINMMQVVEEINKKSADFAGMKVPVKVIVDRDTKDFEIEIGTPPTTALIMEELGIEKASHEPGLDIVNDLPIEAAFKIARMKFDSLLSNDYKAGIKEVMGTCVSMGLSVDGKDPREAQKDVDAGKYDDILLE from the coding sequence ATGGCTAAAGATACAGTCGAAGTTCTTATCGAAGGTGGAACTGCAACTCCTGGTCCACCATTAGGTCCAGCTTTAGGACCTCTCGGTATTAACATGATGCAAGTAGTTGAAGAAATTAACAAAAAAAGCGCTGACTTCGCAGGAATGAAAGTGCCTGTTAAAGTTATCGTGGACAGAGACACTAAAGATTTCGAAATTGAAATCGGTACTCCACCTACAACTGCTCTTATCATGGAAGAGTTAGGCATCGAAAAAGCTTCTCATGAACCAGGTTTAGATATTGTTAATGACTTACCAATTGAAGCTGCTTTCAAAATCGCTAGAATGAAATTCGATTCATTACTCTCTAACGATTACAAAGCAGGTATCAAAGAAGTTATGGGAACCTGTGTTAGTATGGGATTATCTGTTGATGGTAAAGACCCAAGAGAAGCACAAAAAGATGTTGATGCTGGAAAATATGATGATATCTTATTAGAATAG